The following are from one region of the Coffea eugenioides isolate CCC68of chromosome 2, Ceug_1.0, whole genome shotgun sequence genome:
- the LOC113761870 gene encoding SH3 domain-containing protein 2 isoform X2: protein MEAIRKQATRLREQVARQQQAVLKQFGGYGASDSVVTDEAELQQHQKLEKLYISTRAAKHFQRDIVRGVEGYIVAGSKQVEIGTKLSEDSRKYGVENTCTSGSTLSKAALNFARARAEMEKERGNLLKAFGTQVAEPLRAMVMGAPLEDARHLAQRYDRMRQEAEAQAVEVSRRQAKVREGTGNPDMLLKLEAAESKLQDLKSNTATLGKEAAAAMAAVEAQQQRLTLQRLISMVESERAYHQRVLQILDQLESEMISERQRIEAAPTPHVDNVPPPPSYEEANDVSTSPAQNGSSNGTGYFLGEVMYSYHAESDVELNLSIGEYVVVRKVSNNGWAEGECKGKAGWFPFGYIERRERVLASKVAEVF from the exons ATGGAAGCGATCAGAAAACAAGCCACCAGGCTTCGAGAACAAGTCGCTCGACAACAGCAG GCTGTCCTGAAGCAGTTTGGTGGATATGGAGCATCAGATAGTGTTGTGACTGATGAAGCTGAACTGCAGCAGCATCAGAAGCTTGAGAAGCTCTACATTTCCACCCGTGCTGCCAAG CATTTCCAAAGGGATATTGTTCGTGGTGTTGAAGGTTACATTGTTGCAGGGTCCAAACAAGTTGAAATAG GAACCAAGTTGTCTGAAGATAGCAGGAAATATGGTGTTGAAAATACATGTACAAGTGGTAGTACATTGTCAAAAGCTGCATTGAATTTTGCAAGAGCTCGTGCAGAA ATGGAGAAAGAGCGAGGCAATCTATTGAAAGCTTTTGGCACACAG GTTGCAGAACCTTTGCGAGCAATGGTAATGGGAGCTCCATTAGAAGATGCTCGACATCTGGCTCAACGATACGACAGAATGCGACAAGAGGCTGAAGCTCAG GCTGTTGAAGTTTCCAGGCGACAAGCAAAAGTCAGAGAAGGAACAGGTAATCCTGACATGCTTCTGAAACTTGAAGCTGCTGAATCAAAGTTGCAAGATCTGAAGTCAAATACAGCTACATTGGGAAAGGAAGCTGCTGCAGCTATGGCTGCTGTTGAAGCTCAACAACAAAGACTGACGCTCCAGCGTCTGATCTCCATG GTTGAATCTGAACGTGCTTACCACCAGAGAGTTCTTCAAATACTGGATCAGTTAGAAAGTGAG ATGATATCAGAGCGCCAACGGATTGAAGCAGCTCCTACTCCACATGTAGACAATGTACCACCACCTCCTTCCTATGAAGAAGCAAATGACGTGTCTACCTCCCCAGCGCAAAATGGGTCAAGTAATGGCACAGGTTACTTTCTTGGGGAA GTCATGTACTCCTATCATGCTGAATCTGACGTGGAGCTTAACTTGTCAATTGGAGAATATGTTGTTGTTCGAAAG GTTTCAAATAATGGTTGGGCTGAAGGAGAATGCAAAGGGAAGGCAGGTTGGTTTCCTTTCGGTTATATTGAAAGAAGGGAACGAGTTCTTGCTAGCAAAGTGGCTGAAGTTTTCTGA
- the LOC113761870 gene encoding SH3 domain-containing protein 2 isoform X1, protein MEAIRKQATRLREQVARQQQAVLKQFGGYGASDSVVTDEAELQQHQKLEKLYISTRAAKHFQRDIVRGVEGYIVAGSKQVEIGTKLSEDSRKYGVENTCTSGSTLSKAALNFARARAEMEKERGNLLKAFGTQVAEPLRAMVMGAPLEDARHLAQRYDRMRQEAEAQAVEVSRRQAKVREGTGNPDMLLKLEAAESKLQDLKSNTATLGKEAAAAMAAVEAQQQRLTLQRLISMVESERAYHQRVLQILDQLESEMISERQRIEAAPTPHVDNVPPPPSYEEANDVSTSPAQNGSSNGTGYFLGEVMYSYHAESDVELNLSIGEYVVVRKVSNNGWAEGECKGKAGWFPFGYIERRERVLASKVAEVF, encoded by the exons ATGGAAGCGATCAGAAAACAAGCCACCAGGCTTCGAGAACAAGTCGCTCGACAACAGCAG GCTGTCCTGAAGCAGTTTGGTGGATATGGAGCATCAGATAGTGTTGTGACTGATGAAGCTGAACTGCAGCAGCATCAGAAGCTTGAGAAGCTCTACATTTCCACCCGTGCTGCCAAG CATTTCCAAAGGGATATTGTTCGTGGTGTTGAAGGTTACATTGTTGCAGGGTCCAAACAAGTTGAAATAG GAACCAAGTTGTCTGAAGATAGCAGGAAATATGGTGTTGAAAATACATGTACAAGTGGTAGTACATTGTCAAAAGCTGCATTGAATTTTGCAAGAGCTCGTGCAGAAATGGAGAAAGAGCGAGGCAATCTATTGAAAGCTTTTGGCACACAG GTTGCAGAACCTTTGCGAGCAATGGTAATGGGAGCTCCATTAGAAGATGCTCGACATCTGGCTCAACGATACGACAGAATGCGACAAGAGGCTGAAGCTCAG GCTGTTGAAGTTTCCAGGCGACAAGCAAAAGTCAGAGAAGGAACAGGTAATCCTGACATGCTTCTGAAACTTGAAGCTGCTGAATCAAAGTTGCAAGATCTGAAGTCAAATACAGCTACATTGGGAAAGGAAGCTGCTGCAGCTATGGCTGCTGTTGAAGCTCAACAACAAAGACTGACGCTCCAGCGTCTGATCTCCATG GTTGAATCTGAACGTGCTTACCACCAGAGAGTTCTTCAAATACTGGATCAGTTAGAAAGTGAG ATGATATCAGAGCGCCAACGGATTGAAGCAGCTCCTACTCCACATGTAGACAATGTACCACCACCTCCTTCCTATGAAGAAGCAAATGACGTGTCTACCTCCCCAGCGCAAAATGGGTCAAGTAATGGCACAGGTTACTTTCTTGGGGAA GTCATGTACTCCTATCATGCTGAATCTGACGTGGAGCTTAACTTGTCAATTGGAGAATATGTTGTTGTTCGAAAG GTTTCAAATAATGGTTGGGCTGAAGGAGAATGCAAAGGGAAGGCAGGTTGGTTTCCTTTCGGTTATATTGAAAGAAGGGAACGAGTTCTTGCTAGCAAAGTGGCTGAAGTTTTCTGA
- the LOC113761080 gene encoding GATA transcription factor 5-like has protein sequence MDCMEAKALKSSLLSDIGVMKPSQQQGFVDDIWCVTGLNNVSCDDFSVDDLLDFSDKDFKDGPLKEDEDFKDTLSLSSSQHHHHHHHRNSNFSSFSETDDFGSLLAAELAVPAEEMENLEWLSQFVDDSRSEVSLLCPAGSFKDNKGRLTEKWSEPAVHMIRVPCFPLHVPVKPRSKRSRPNGRVWSGSPSLTTTESSSTSSSSYGSSALSPFILSNPVQDSETLSSVEKPPAKKQKKKPATDTGSGSIGSQTSRRCSHCQVNKTPQWRTGPLGPKTLCNACGVRYKSGRLFPEYRPACSPTFSQEAHSNSHRKVLEMRRKKEATGHVEAGLTPMVSSF, from the exons ATGGATTGCATGGAAGCAAAAGCTTTGAAATCCAGTCTGCTTTCGGATATAGGGGTGATGAAACCAAGCCAACAACAAGGTTTTGTTGATGATATATGGTGTGTGACTGGACTCAACAACGTTTCCTGTGATGATTTTTCGGTTGATGATCTTCTTGACTTCTCTGATAAAGATTTTAAGGATGGCCCTCTTAAGGAAGATGAAGATTTTAAGGACACCCTTTCCCTCTCTTCTTCGCAACATCATCATCACCACCATCACCGCAACTCcaatttttcatctttttccGAAACTGACGATTTTGGCTCATTACTGGCCGCCGAGCTTGCTGTTCCG GCAGAAGAAATGGAGAATCTGGAGTGGTTATCTCAATTTGTCGATGATTCCCGTTCAGAAGTATCTCTGTTATGTCCCGCCGGAAGTTTCAAGGACAACAAAGGAAGATTGACGGAAAAATGGTCTGAACCGGCGGTTCATATGATTAGAGTGCCATGTTTTCCTTTGCACGTTCCGGTTAAACCGAGAAGCAAACGGTCGAGGCCAAATGGCAGAGTTTGGTCAGGGTCGCCTTCTTTGACTACAACCGAGTCGTCTTCGACGTCGTCGTCATCATACGGGTCCTCCGCGTTGTCTCCTTTTATTTTATCGAACCCGGTTCAGGACAGTGAAACGCTCTCAAGCGTTGAAAAACCCCCGGCTaagaagcagaagaagaaaCCGGCTACCGACACCGGTTCCGGGTCGATTGGTTCGCAGACGTCACGTCGGTGCAGTCATTGCCAGGTTAATAAGACGCCACAATGGCGAACCGGTCCTTTGGGTCCCAAAACGTTATGCAACGCATGCGGGGTTCGGTATAAGTCCGGTCGGCTTTTTCCTGAGTACAGACCGGCTTGTAGTCCGACGTTCTCTCAAGAGGCTCACTCGAATAGCCACCGAAAAGTTTTGGAAATGCGGCGGAAGAAGGAGGCGACCGGCCATGTAGAGGCCGGCTTGACTCCAATGGTTTCGAGTTTTTGA